Part of the Lujinxingia vulgaris genome is shown below.
CCGAAAGGTGGCGGCAAATGGCGCTGAGCGTGACGAAAACGCTCCGCGGCCAGATCCACATCACCATGCATCAGGGCGGCTATGGCCTCAAAAAATTCGCTGCGATCGCCGCACTCCCCCTCAGCGATGCCCCGCTCAATAAGCTCCAGGTACACCCGCGTCGAACGCGCGTGGGCGTCTTCCTTCAATGCCTCAGCCATCTTAACCTCCGAAGATAGTGGAAGTTCGGTGGCACAGACTGCGGTTCACAGCTTGAGGCGGCGGCCCAAAAAGCCGCCCCTCGAACCCTGTGTCCGATATCGCGTCGCCTCCCAAAAGACGACGCGCTACGAAAAAACGCACTACGAAAAAAGCGGCGGCGCGTCTCTTCAACGTCACCGCCGCTCCTCAACACATACGCGTGCCCCGCGACCTCAAGCCACGGGGCTCGCCGACGACTCAGAAGGGAATATCGTCGTCGTTGAAGGACTGATCGAAGCTCGACTCGGCCCCGGACGAGCCGCGATCGCTGTCGCCGTAGGACGAGGGTCCATCGGAGCGCCCCGCCGAGCTTCCGCCGCTCAAGAACTGCACGGTCTGCGCCACGATCTCGGTGGTCGAGCGCTTGTTGCCGTCGCGATCTTCCCAGTCACGCGTCTGCATCCGCCCCTCCACAAAGACCTGCCGGCCTTTGCTCAGGTACTTGCCGCAGTTCTCGGCCTGCTTGCCAAAGACCACCACGCGGTGCCACTCGGTGCGCTCTTGCTTCACACCGGACTTATCCGTCCAGACCTCGTTGGTGGCGATGTTGAAGTTCGCCACGGCCGCGCCGCTCTGGGTGTAACGAACCTCCGGATCCGAGCCCAGGTTCCCGATGATCATCGCCTTGTTCAAGCTCATAACGTGCCTCCTTAGATATCTGTCGTCGGCCCTTTCGGGCCTCGCGTTGGCCTGTCATATACCAGCACGCCCGGCTCTCCAAGCGCGCTGGCCCGTGATGCAACAACCAGCCCTGAAACGTCGCCGCCACATCCCGTGGCAAATGCGTCATGGCGCCGCGGCTGGTTTCTCTATTATCGTCGACCTGCGTCAGACTTTGCCTTCTGCGAGCATCTTTTTCGATCTTTTTCACTCGCCAGACCGGCCAACGTGTCCAGCTTCACCACCTGAACAAATAATGGGTAATTCCGCAAGTGCGGGGGTCCAGCAACCATGAGCATTTTTGATAAAATAGGTGCCCGAGTCGGCGACTTCCTCGACGAAGTCTTACTTCCCGAAGACGTGCGTCTGCTGCACGAGCGCGCCCGCGAAGCCATGGATCGCGGCGAATATGTGCGCGCGCGCCATCTTCTGGATGAAGCGCTCCGGCGGCGGCCGGATATCGAGCGCACCCATCATCTTCTGGGCCTCTGTCTGGCGCTGCGCGAAGAGTTCGACGAGGCGGTCACTGCGTTTGAGCGCGCCCTGGCCATCCGCGAAGAGCCCTCCACCCTCTTTCACCTCGGCCTGACGCTGGAGCGCCTGGGGCGCAGCGCCGAGGCCCAGGCGCATCTGCAGCGCGCCCTGGCCATCGGCGATGAAGCGCCTTTCGACTTTGACGTTCACCTCGCGCTGGGGCGGATCTACCTGGATCAGGGACGAGCGGATAAGGCGGCGCGCGAACTCCAGCGCGCGCTGCGTCTCCGCGCGCAGCACACCGAGGCCAGCGTGCTGCTTGCCCGCGCGCTGCTCGCCAGGGGCGACGCCACCCGCGCGGCGGCCATCCTCGACGATCTTCCGGCCGAACATCCCTCCGTCGAACACCTCCTGACCCAGGGTGAGATCGCCTCGCGCCAGGGCCACCCCGCCCGCGCCGCCGATGCTTACGAGCACGTGCTCGATCGCCAGCCCGATCACCTCGACGCGCTGGTGGGCGCAGCGCGCGCGCACGTCGCGATGCACCAGCCCGCGCGCGCCAACCCGCTGCTCTTGCGAGCTCTCTCGGTCTGCGAGCCCGACTGCGACGACACCATCGCCGCTGACATCCACAGCCTCATCGGCCAGACCTACGCCCAGGTGGGCGAACATCAGCGGGCGCTGGCGAGCTTTGAGGGCGCGCTGGGGCTTCACCCCGACCACCTCGGCGCGCTGGCCGGCGCCGGCCGCAGCGCGCTGGAACTCGAAGACTTCGAGCGGGCGCGCGCGCACTTCGAAAAGGCGCTCTCCCGAAGCACCTCGCACCACTCCGGAGAGCCCGACGCCACGACCTCACCACGCCGCGCCGAACTCCTTTACGGGCTTGGCCGATGCCGACTTCACGCCGGCGACGCGCTGGGCGCCCGCCACCTTCTCGACGAAGCCATCATGCTCGCCCCCGATCAGCGTGCCCCCTACCTGCACGCGATGGCCGAAGTTGCCCTGGAGCTCGGCGACGCCGCCGAGGCGCTCATCACCCTTAACGCCGCCACCGAGGCGCACCCCACCTCGCGTCTGCGCGACATGATTTCAGCCACGCGTGCGCGCGCGCTGCGCGCGCTTCAACCTCACTGGCATCCCCCCGAAGATCCCAGAAGCAGCGCGGAGCTCATCGCCGCCCTCGAAGCCCTTCTAAACCTCTACGGCGCCGACCCACACGCCGGCCCGCTCATCCCCCGTCTTCGCGAACTTCTCGAAGACCTCAACGCCCCCCTCTCCGTGGCCATCGTCGGTGAGTTCAACGCGGGCAAGTCCACCCTGGTAAACGCGTTGTTGGGGGAGGCAGTCGTCCCGATGGGCGTGCTCCCCACCACCGCGCACGCCTGCATCATGGGATATGGCCCGCGCGCCGGCGCCCGCGTCGTCTACGAAGACGGCCGCCAGCTCGACGTCGACTTCGCCGGCGCTCGCCAGCACATGCGCGAAGAGCCCGAGGCCATCGCGCGCCTCGACTATAGCTACCCCCACCCCCAGCTCCGCTCGATCAACTTCTGGGACACGCCCGGCTTCAACGCGCTGGACCCGCGCCACGAAGCCCTCGCCGAGCAGGCTCTGGAGCGCGCCGAAGCCATCATCTGGCTCCTCGACGCCAACCAGGCCCTCTCCGATACCGAGTTCGACCGCCTCGACGCGATCCCCCGCGCCGACGAGCGCCTGCTCATCGTCCTCAACAAGGTCGACCGCCTCGGCGACGCCGAGGAGCGCCAGGAGGCCATCGACGCGATCATCGCCCATATTGAAGAGCACGTCGGCCCGACCAGCGCCAACATCTTCGCCATCTCGGCGCTCGAAGCCCTTAACGCACGCCGCCAGGATTCCCCCACACCCGAGGCATTTGAGGCGCTGCTCGACACCATCGATCGTCGCCTCATTCAACGATCCACCCAGATCAAAGTCGCCGCGGCGAAAAGCGCGCTGGACCAGTGGCTATACGATCTTCAGGCCCTTCACGACCAGCTCGACCAGGGCTACGCCGAGCACGTCGCCACCCTCGTGCGCCTCAAAGAACACCTCGATCGGCAATCGCCAGCGCCGGCGCCCCGGGCCGCCTCGGAGGCCGAGGCCCTCATCGACCAGCTCGACTTCGTGGTCATCGGCGTGGAGCGCGAGATCAGCGAGGCGCTCCGCCCCCGCGGCCGCCTCTTCACTCGCCAGCGCCTCGACGAGGAAGATCGCGACTTCATCGTCGAGCTCTTTGCCCGCCGCGTCGACGACCTCCTCGATCGCGCCATGCAACGCGTCCTCCTGGACATCGAAGCCCTCGAAACCACACTCGCCGCCGAGATCAGCCCGATGCTCGGCGCCCTGAATCTCAACGAGGCCCGCGCGCTACGCCGGCGCCTCGACGGCTTCTTCGACGCCTCCCGCGCGCTCAAAAGCGCACTGCGTGACCGCGTCTTTGGCCAGTGGCGCGCCCGTGCCCAGGGCCAACTTCGTGCCGCCAGCGCCGCAGCCTTTGAAGAGCTCCTCGCCCTCCCCGCCGAAGATGTCGCCGGGCGACGCGAAAAGCTGCGCGCGCTCCTTCCCCGAGTGGACCAGCGCTTCACCGACCCGCTGGCCGCGTGGCTCCGGGAATTTTCCCTTGCTGCAACGCGCTTTTGCGATAGGCTCCAGCGCGACCTCGAAGCGCTCCGGCTGGAGGCGCATCACCGCTACAACCTGACCCCCTCGGCCTCCTCCCCATGATCTTCTCTGCTCTGCTCTCACGCTCGCGTTTTCTTCTGGTCTTCTGCGCCTTCGCCACGCTGACGGCGTGCGCCGATGAAGCCAATGAAGCGCCGGAGGGCGACTCCGGCCCCGACGTCACCACGGCAGCAACCGAAGCCGGCGAAGACGACGTAGCCCTGGACTTCGAGAGCGCCGAGCCTGCTCAGGAACATGTCGCGACCTCTACCAAGCGCGGCACCATCGCGGCGATGCCCCCTCTCTCGCTGGGCACCTTCCTCTCGCGCGCCGACGCGCAGGAATTCATCCCCAATACGCCCCTGGATGAGGCGCCTTTTCCGGGCCAGCGCGTCAGTTCCACCTACAACGCGGTGCGCTACACCCCGAGCGAAGGCGGCGCCTTTGGCCTCGCACTTCAGGCCTGGTCCACCGAGACCCCTGAGGCCGCCGAAGAGCGCGTCGCCTCACTGCGTGAGCAGTTCCTCAATGTGGCCGACGCCCCGCAGAGCGCGCTCCCCGAAGGCGCCTTCACCTCGGAGCGCGCCGGAATTCGCACGCTGGTCTTCCGCTCCACCGAGCGCGCGTATGCCTTCGCGTTGAGCTGCGGGCTGGACCATTGCCGCAACTGGCGGCCCCTGATTGCGCTTGGCGAGTCGATCGCGGCGAAGCAATAGCCCAATAAAACCAGCAACTTAGACAACGTCCGGCCCGCACATCACGAGCGATGCGCGTCGAGGTGCGCGAGCAAAAGCGCATTGACCTCGTCGGCTGCGTCGCGCTGTACCCAGTGGCTTGCGCCCTCAATGCGATGCACATTCGCAGCGGCACAACGCGCCACCGAAGGCGCGATCAGGCTGGTGTGAAGCGCGCTATCCGCCGTACCCCAGATCACGCGCATCGGAAGTTCGATAAGCGGCGCCTCCGGCTCGCGAAGGCTGTAGCGCGCCGCCCGATACCACGAGAGCATCCCGCGCAGGGCTTGCGGCTGCGCCCAGGCTTCCATGTAACGCGCGATCTCCTCGCGTCGAAACGCCCCCTTCGTTGCCTCACCCACCATCGCGCCCCGAAGCGCCCCGAAGTCTCGCGCCGAGAGCATCTTCTCGGCCAGCCCGGGCACCTGAAAGAGCATCACATACCAGCTCCGCCAGAACTGGTTGGGGTTGGACCAGAGCGCCTTCGCCAGCACCTTCACCGGTGGGCAGTTGAGCACCGCCGCCGACGTGAAACGATCAGGTCTATGCGCCGCAAGCCACCAGGTCAGCGCCCCACCCCAGTCATGGCCTACGACCTGCGCCCGCTCGATCTTCAGCGCATCCATGATGCCCAGCACATCCTCGCCCAGCGCCGCCAGACGGTAGTCATCCACGCGCTCGGGCTTGTCACTGCGATCATAACCGCGCTGATTGGGCACAATCACCCGGTAGCCGGCTTCGACCAGCGCCTCGATCTGCCGCGCCCATCCCATCCAGGAGTCCGGAAACCCGTGCAGCAAAAAGACCACCGGCCCGTCCTCAGGCCCGGCGACCGCCACGTGCAGCTGCACCTCGGGGCCGGTGTATGCAAAAAACTTCACCGCCTCCCCCAACCCCACCGCCTCGGCCTGCTGGCGGTAATAGTCGCGGTTGGCGTGCAGAATCAGCTCATCGAAGATCGCTCGCATCGCGTTGCTCCCGG
Proteins encoded:
- a CDS encoding single-stranded DNA-binding protein, which encodes MSLNKAMIIGNLGSDPEVRYTQSGAAVANFNIATNEVWTDKSGVKQERTEWHRVVVFGKQAENCGKYLSKGRQVFVEGRMQTRDWEDRDGNKRSTTEIVAQTVQFLSGGSSAGRSDGPSSYGDSDRGSSGAESSFDQSFNDDDIPF
- a CDS encoding tetratricopeptide repeat protein, translating into MSIFDKIGARVGDFLDEVLLPEDVRLLHERAREAMDRGEYVRARHLLDEALRRRPDIERTHHLLGLCLALREEFDEAVTAFERALAIREEPSTLFHLGLTLERLGRSAEAQAHLQRALAIGDEAPFDFDVHLALGRIYLDQGRADKAARELQRALRLRAQHTEASVLLARALLARGDATRAAAILDDLPAEHPSVEHLLTQGEIASRQGHPARAADAYEHVLDRQPDHLDALVGAARAHVAMHQPARANPLLLRALSVCEPDCDDTIAADIHSLIGQTYAQVGEHQRALASFEGALGLHPDHLGALAGAGRSALELEDFERARAHFEKALSRSTSHHSGEPDATTSPRRAELLYGLGRCRLHAGDALGARHLLDEAIMLAPDQRAPYLHAMAEVALELGDAAEALITLNAATEAHPTSRLRDMISATRARALRALQPHWHPPEDPRSSAELIAALEALLNLYGADPHAGPLIPRLRELLEDLNAPLSVAIVGEFNAGKSTLVNALLGEAVVPMGVLPTTAHACIMGYGPRAGARVVYEDGRQLDVDFAGARQHMREEPEAIARLDYSYPHPQLRSINFWDTPGFNALDPRHEALAEQALERAEAIIWLLDANQALSDTEFDRLDAIPRADERLLIVLNKVDRLGDAEERQEAIDAIIAHIEEHVGPTSANIFAISALEALNARRQDSPTPEAFEALLDTIDRRLIQRSTQIKVAAAKSALDQWLYDLQALHDQLDQGYAEHVATLVRLKEHLDRQSPAPAPRAASEAEALIDQLDFVVIGVEREISEALRPRGRLFTRQRLDEEDRDFIVELFARRVDDLLDRAMQRVLLDIEALETTLAAEISPMLGALNLNEARALRRRLDGFFDASRALKSALRDRVFGQWRARAQGQLRAASAAAFEELLALPAEDVAGRREKLRALLPRVDQRFTDPLAAWLREFSLAATRFCDRLQRDLEALRLEAHHRYNLTPSASSP
- a CDS encoding alpha/beta fold hydrolase; amino-acid sequence: MRAIFDELILHANRDYYRQQAEAVGLGEAVKFFAYTGPEVQLHVAVAGPEDGPVVFLLHGFPDSWMGWARQIEALVEAGYRVIVPNQRGYDRSDKPERVDDYRLAALGEDVLGIMDALKIERAQVVGHDWGGALTWWLAAHRPDRFTSAAVLNCPPVKVLAKALWSNPNQFWRSWYVMLFQVPGLAEKMLSARDFGALRGAMVGEATKGAFRREEIARYMEAWAQPQALRGMLSWYRAARYSLREPEAPLIELPMRVIWGTADSALHTSLIAPSVARCAAANVHRIEGASHWVQRDAADEVNALLLAHLDAHRS